The Diospyros lotus cultivar Yz01 chromosome 11, ASM1463336v1, whole genome shotgun sequence region TTAAcagagccatggtatgttagttgAGATCGCACCAcgatctacctggacatatagTTTGGCGACGCAAGTAAAAACCATAGTATGTTAGCTAAGATCACACCACGATCTACTTGGACATATAGCTTGGCGACGCAAGTCAGAATCATGTTATGTTAGTCAGGATCTACTTTTGCTTGCCCAAATGATTATATTCCGTGATCTGCTGGACGTGTAGCACAAGATGGCATGATTTGAAGTGATTGGGCAAAAGACAGATCGACAGATCGCATAGCCCGCTTCAACTAGTATGCATTAGCTCTTAGTCAGCAGGTCGCACTAAGAGCTGGGAGGGctaatgttatatgtattttctgaTCAGATGAAGCGGGTTGGACTCGATCCAGCAAGCCGGCACAATCTCTTGAAGCCCAAATAGGCCGAAGGCCGAGGTCGTCAGATCCAAGTCGCACGACACCTACTCCGAGCTTAGGCCGCGAAATCATGCAAGCTCCTAGCGATGCATTCAGCTCGCAGATCAcggaaccaagcgagctcctagCAACGCATGCAGCTCATAGACCGACCATTCAACTTGCATACGCAAGAAGACCACGGAATAACCAGAGAATAGTCGTGGGTTAGGCGTTATTCTGGCTGGACAGTCTTGGCCCAATCCGACCTCTTTCTTGGCCCATGTCAATCTCATCCTAACCCTATACTAACCTGTAGCAATATCATTGCAGCCTCTACTAGGTATCCGCATGCCCGCctccatccacattaatgagggtcccgtcaaCACCATGTTGCCACCTGGAGACCCCTGCCGGTGCTAATATTCAGTCCCATCATTTGCAAAAGCACGACGCAAACGgagaggacatctcctcctcctatatgaGCAGGTTCTCTTTAGAGCTAATGTATGCTTTCCCTACTAGTTTACTGATACACAATTTTTCCTTACTCACTTACTTGAGCGTCGAAGTGTTTGCGGGGGTCGGCTGCTAGAAACACTCACCGAACCACACAAATTTTCCTGGTGCgtcttcttttcttccctttcgTGTCCATTTTTCAGAGCGAGgcaaacgaatcacggtcgaacAAATCCATACGTCGAcaatttctataaataaagatttatttgattgatatatgACTAGAACGCTATTCAAATCATATTTCTCTTAAACTTATATAGTTTTCCACAAAGATTGATTTAAGCATTGGGGAGACACCCTATacctctatttctcttttattttataaatttctcaaaaactaaaaattaaacacGAACACTTTCTcacaattacaaatttattaattttaattttttaattctaactatatttttttcttattaatatagtaaaaaatctttatattgaCTCTAAATTTAGAAGATAATTTTAcgtttttaaaatgtaaaaaatatttttattttggacgaATAGACTAATATATCTTAAACTTAtgatcaatttttaattttattcaattttgacATTTGCTTTAATTTGGTCATCGAACTTtcacttttgttttaattttattcttgatCTAGTAAGTATCTGTCCCAACTTATGTGGCAACTGATGTGGCATGTTGATGTGTATTATTGGACACGTCAGCAAAATGGCACCATTTTTGGGTTCTATCACGGATTTGCTAATCCAGATTCGTTCATGGATTTATAAATGGATCGAGTCAAATCGGTCCAGATCTGACCCAATAGGTCGACCCAATAACTTAATGGGTTAACCCACCTTTTTCCCCAAAATCACTTAGGGTTTGCTTCATCCATGTGCCGTCACCGACGTCTTCCTCCTTCGTTGCCGTCGACCACCTCCTTTTACCTCTCTCTTCATCTAATCGTTGTTGACCACTCTATCTTCCTTACCATCATTGCTGGTGGCTCTAGCCACTAGCTTGCTCTCATTAACAATAGCTATAGAGGTTGTCGATCGGAACAAGAAGAAGGAGGGGAGAAGACCAGAGGTCAAACAATTCAATCGATTGAGAGGATGACGCCATGGCCGATGACACGACGGCCACGATCATGACGACGCAATGTCCACCATCACCGAAACGTCGCCCATTGCCATGGACAGATCCATGACTTCCATATCACCCCATGTTGACCGACGAAACCATCTCTATCAATTTCCTTTGGTCTTCATCATCTCCGTGGTGAACCCATGAGAAGAAGGCAATCTCGTCTACAGTGTGCGAGTCCCACTGCTAGCTGGACACGAAAATCGTGACTGTGACCCACAACAGAGAAGATAACAAAGCCCATGGGCATGGTCGATTTCCAGCTATGGCTGATTTCTAGCCTTAGTCGATAATGTCGATGTTGACCCATGCTCGCTAGCGACAGCTTTGGCCATGGTTGGTTAGACAACGTCGTTTTGTTAATGTATCCATTATTGAACACGTTAGCATATCATAACAACCGTTATGTAAGGTAGGGCACACGCTTGCTAGatcaatgataaaattaaaataaaagtgaaaGTTCGACggctaaattaaaataaaaatcaaaactaaataaaatttaaaattaatcataaatttaaggTATATTAGTCTAttttgccttttattttttcagtGCGGatgataattttacctaaaagcTATTATCACATTGTGCTAGGTGGCAACCATGCAGATAAGTAGAGATGAGAAATAGACGGGTCGAGCCAGGCCGAATTTGGCCCGTGAAGGAGACGGGCCGAGTTGGGCGACCCGGCCTATTTTCCATCTCTACATATAAGTAGCGGGGGCGTTATAAAAAGATTTGACCTTCAGATTGAATTCCCCTGACTAAATCATTACACCCGTTGGGATCAATCAACTGGGGGTGGGCTCGCATCCCAAGGGCAAGGAGATGAAGGGTAATGATGGAGAGGTAGCGACCGTAGGATGTGGGGTACGAATCTGGGGTCCGGCTGTTGTGAAGTATTTTAGCGGGACCCTCTCTCACGTGACATATCCGTGCCTCTTTCAGCATTAATAAATACTCCTTGTGGCTTTTGTTTATgggaaataatatatttaaccTCCGTttgttttttagaaaataattttttaaaatgtgttttttatatgtatttttttgttatttagctgtaatctaaaaaatattattaaaaaaacaaagagagagagaggggggagagagTTGGACAAAGGACCAAATGGCAAATGGTGCCCGACGAGAGGCGAGGGAGACGGTGATGGTGAGAGGCTGAGGCGACGTCTCACACATAGACTAATCTGGGCGGAGATGGATAGAGATGGCAATGTAGGTGGAGCTCGATGGACAGAGATGGAGAAAGACGGAGATGACAACCTAAAGGGACTGATTTGGACTGAGACAAAGCTCGACAGAGACAGAAATAGTGACGCAAGTAGAGCTTGATGGACAAAGACCGCGACGCAGAAGGAGTTGGCGGAACATCGACAATTTATGACACAATCTTCAAATCGAAACTCGAAACTCTAAACTCTAATCTTGTTggtatttattttcatttatgatTGGATGGGATCATCTTGAACCACTGTCTCTGGGGATCATCCTCGCAGCGAGGAACATCTTGAAGATCAGATCCCAAGCAAAGACACTTGTTGGTGAGGATTCTTGAAGAGCCAGAGGCGCCGGAAGAATCCCAATCCAAACACAGATATCTTCCATGTTCGTCTCTGCTGGCTATATGAAGCTTCGACCCAGAAACCATGTTCCAGTTACTCGAGCAATTACTCGTCACGATCGCCGGCAGCCCTTCTCCGACCGCCGCCAGGCACCTCCTGTCGCCGCCCATTAAGCTGATCGGACCGCCTTTGAGGTGGTTCCACTTCGCCCAGCTCTTGCAATCTCTCAGGTAAATTCCATCCTCGACAACCTCCGCGCACTGCCCGGTTTTTGGATGGAATAGGATGTTGTAGCTTCGATGACGTGCTTTCGGATCTGCAACcaaattgatataaatatggaagaatCACATATCTTTTAGGGTACAATATGATAGAGATAAAGTTCCGatattcaatccaatttgagataATTTATGGATATTTATCCCTAAATTATCCACTTAATATTGGATAAGAACAACTCAAATTGGCTGTCAACATACCCCGGTTCATTTGTTGAATAAGCTGCAACCTTGACTGCATCTCTGAGCTTCGAACATGGTCCCAATTGGCTGTCAACATTCCGAAGGATTCCTCCATCCCAACCTTGCCTTCTCTAAGAATGTAGCTTCCTTGCAGACTCCACAAAGCCCACTCAAGATCTTGCTCAGCCACATGGGCCAGCAAGCAGCTCATATACCTATCTTGTTTCTCTTCTACATCCTTCATATTCATGCCAAATTCACTCAGAAAAAATGGAAACTGTATTTGCAGAAACCCAATTTTATCAATAAACAGCCTGGTGGCATTGCCGCAGAACTCGTTCGGCTGGTACAGCCACTTCTCAGTTGGGTCAACAAATGGGTACCAATGACCCTCGTAGACCAGCTTCTTGCCTATGTTCAATTTAAGGGGCTTTTGCTTTAGGAACCTTAGAGATGTATCATAAGACAAGCCTGAGACAATCACCAGGACATCTGGGTTTGTCCTGTGAATGATTTCTGCACCTTTCTTTATGTACTTGTACCAACCTCTCCGGTTCTGGCGCGGCCCTCTTAGCTCGTTTCTCATGCTCATCGCAATCACCTGTAAAcgacaacaacatatatatcaGGCCTTTATAACTcggttatgtatatatatatattatcagcAAGAGTGTTTTCAAATAAAGTATATATCAGggttcaaaaaaaaattcacccaCCCCAGGATTGCCTTTGTATAGCCTAGCTACGGTTGCTAAGCCTTTCAACCATTCATGGGGATTGAAGTACTTGTCTCCGAAGAACCCGTTGCCATCTTTGTCGGCACAGCACCACTTGGGTAAGCTAACATGGTTGTCTAGCACCACCATGACATCATGTGCTGCAAGCTCGTCGATTACAGCTTTCTGAGCCTCGAGGAGGTTGAGGCCTAGAACATGAGGGTTGTGCTTGTACACCCCGGCCTTGGCATCGGTTAAGTTCCATCTCTCGAGGGACTGAGCCACAGTTAGATTGGTATGGTGGCCCCTTGTGAACATATAGGTGGCCCAAGTGAGCCGAACACAGTTAAACCCTAATGAAGCAACCCTAGCCGCAATGTCCTTCACTGGCTGCTTGTGAATCCCCTCGACCACCATGCCATGTAAATGGCCTGACCAGTTCACGCATCTCAACTTGATACGATCCCCGGATGAAGAAACCACCCATCTTGATTGCGTTGACAGGGGCAGCGAATCGGAACTAACATTAACTGGCCGACTGAAGAACAGAGTGATCAGGAAGAAGACGGTCAATTGCGGATGCCTCATGATTTGTAATTTGTAACGTAATTGCTAATAATAAACAATgagatttaatttgaaaaaatctctCCCTTTAGAGCCTTTAAATAGGCTATTAATCCCGCCTAATCTAGAAGATAAAAAAGGGGATAAAAATAGAGCAAATTTTTATCCAATCCCTAAAGAAAATGTAACtataagggtgcgtttgatagagttgaaaaatgagagtggaatttcaattctcaccccaacccctaggaattccaattccttgatttcaaagaaaatattcactttttaaactaaaatggaattcgaatttcatAGAATTGAAAAcctgtttgatagaatttcctgcaatttagatgaaaaataaattttaccttcattttTCATGTCTATCAAACGCacttaattactttttaaattaattcaagaaCACTTTGACTCGATCCACTTATTTTCTCATGTTGACTCTGTCAAATTATTTCTCCCATATCTACTGCATCTCCTACTATTTGAGCTGATCATAGCTTTAGATGTGTCTTATCTAGAGAggttagtgttttttttttatctctaaatttCATGTGCTTGAGATGTAGTAGTTTTACTCACTGCGtttcaacaaattaattttctttaagaTTCCATTAAGGTTTTTTAATAGATTTCATGTGAATTACATGTTGCAATTTTCCTCACAACTCTCTTTGTGTGTCCGCTTTGTTTGTTtgcttattatttcaaatttgagtCGCTCTACCTTCCacctaattattaattattagacTTATTTTGTGCGTATTTTCTACATTTAAGATGCCCTTTTTCCTATTAAATAATcaatctaaattaatttaaaaacacaatTTACCCTACAAAGTGGGgcaatatattaattatatagctaattcaaaaattacggctgcattctctttacttttcaatttttagttttgaattttgaattcattttcagttttttgttttggtagtctgtttttagaaaattaaaaatacgttttctttgtcattttgaaaaactatttctcaaaatagaaaattagaaaacgtgttctctttgaaattttgaaaataattttttaataatattttattcaataaatttgattattcaataaattaaaagtatttaatgtttataaattattaacaaaatatctatattttaaagttaatgaattttgtaatatttttttcattataataataaaatataaataaataaatgtattttgagttttgagtttgttttggatgaaaacactcaaaacaactttttgttgttttgagttttctttatatttttttttattttcaaaaatacatttttaaaaacaataaaaagaacgtgtttttattattttagaaaattgaaaactaaaaatgacttgaaaacaacaaagagaacgcagcctacaTTTCCAAAACCA contains the following coding sequences:
- the LOC127813448 gene encoding glycosyl hydrolase 5 family protein-like: MRHPQLTVFFLITLFFSRPVNVSSDSLPLSTQSRWVVSSSGDRIKLRCVNWSGHLHGMVVEGIHKQPVKDIAARVASLGFNCVRLTWATYMFTRGHHTNLTVAQSLERWNLTDAKAGVYKHNPHVLGLNLLEAQKAVIDELAAHDVMVVLDNHVSLPKWCCADKDGNGFFGDKYFNPHEWLKGLATVARLYKGNPGVIAMSMRNELRGPRQNRRGWYKYIKKGAEIIHRTNPDVLVIVSGLSYDTSLRFLKQKPLKLNIGKKLVYEGHWYPFVDPTEKWLYQPNEFCGNATRLFIDKIGFLQIQFPFFLSEFGMNMKDVEEKQDRYMSCLLAHVAEQDLEWALWSLQGSYILREGKVGMEESFGMLTANWDHVRSSEMQSRLQLIQQMNRDPKARHRSYNILFHPKTGQCAEVVEDGIYLRDCKSWAKWNHLKGGPISLMGGDRRCLAAVGEGLPAIVTSNCSSNWNMVSGSKLHIASRDEHGRYLCLDWDSSGASGSSRILTNKCLCLGSDLQDVPRCEDDPQRQWFKMIPSNHK